In the genome of Salinirussus salinus, one region contains:
- a CDS encoding DNA-directed DNA polymerase II small subunit: MSLEGAARVVSELASRGYNADREAVTLLANAPDPETALERAVEQAPDDALKLSTDHVREALDGAQSSGSPPTPADASEGPTGAADPDSTPSISTGTDRENTRDGGRGVPVETKGSAVVETSGDIASTGTGEYRDFLAVFRDRYEKLSAHLRSRVNHRPAATIADMSPSSDAALVGLVSDIRSTAGGHWLVELEDTTGTFPCLVMSDRDFADDVRELLYDEVVAVEGTLADDGGILFVDDLYFPDIPRTHTPSTADRPVRAALVSDVHVGSQEFRADAWERFADWLHTEEAEDVEYLLVGGDMVEGVGVYPDQDEELDIVDIYDQYERFSEHLKSVPGDLEVVMIPGNHDAVRLAEPQPAFDEELRSIMSAHDAEIAANPATVTVEGVTVLMYHGVSLDEVIAELPDEAASYDRPHEAMYQLLRKRHVAPQYGGRTRLAPEEEDHLVIEEVPDVFHAGHVHKLGYGKYHGVLTVNSACWQSQTAFQESVNLDPDVGYAPIVDLQTLDLTVRKFV, from the coding sequence GTGTCACTCGAGGGGGCCGCCAGGGTCGTCAGCGAACTCGCCAGCCGGGGGTACAACGCCGACCGCGAGGCCGTCACCTTGCTGGCGAACGCTCCGGACCCCGAAACCGCCCTCGAGCGCGCAGTCGAACAGGCCCCCGACGACGCGCTCAAACTCTCGACCGACCACGTCCGCGAGGCGCTCGACGGCGCGCAGTCCTCCGGTTCTCCGCCCACGCCGGCCGACGCCAGTGAGGGGCCGACGGGCGCTGCCGACCCGGACTCGACCCCCTCCATTTCGACTGGAACCGACCGAGAAAACACGCGCGACGGTGGGCGGGGTGTTCCAGTCGAAACGAAGGGGTCGGCGGTCGTCGAGACCAGCGGGGACATCGCGAGTACGGGCACCGGGGAGTACCGCGACTTCCTCGCGGTCTTCCGGGACCGCTACGAGAAACTCTCCGCGCACCTCCGGAGTCGGGTCAACCACCGGCCCGCGGCCACCATCGCCGACATGAGTCCCAGTAGCGACGCCGCCCTGGTCGGACTGGTCTCGGACATCCGCTCGACGGCCGGGGGCCACTGGCTGGTCGAACTGGAGGATACCACCGGTACCTTCCCCTGCCTGGTGATGAGCGACCGCGACTTCGCCGACGACGTCCGGGAACTGCTGTACGACGAGGTCGTCGCCGTCGAGGGGACGCTGGCCGACGACGGCGGGATCCTCTTCGTCGACGACCTCTACTTCCCCGATATCCCCCGGACCCACACCCCCTCGACGGCCGACCGCCCGGTCCGGGCCGCGCTGGTCTCGGACGTCCACGTCGGCAGCCAGGAGTTCCGGGCCGACGCCTGGGAGCGCTTTGCCGACTGGCTCCACACCGAAGAGGCCGAAGACGTCGAGTACCTCCTCGTCGGGGGGGACATGGTCGAGGGCGTCGGCGTCTACCCCGACCAGGACGAGGAGCTGGACATCGTGGACATCTACGACCAGTACGAGCGGTTCAGCGAGCACCTCAAGTCGGTGCCCGGCGACCTCGAGGTGGTCATGATCCCCGGCAACCACGACGCCGTCCGGCTGGCCGAGCCCCAGCCGGCCTTCGACGAGGAACTCCGCTCTATCATGTCGGCTCACGACGCCGAGATAGCGGCAAACCCTGCCACCGTCACCGTCGAAGGGGTGACCGTGCTGATGTACCACGGCGTCTCGCTGGACGAGGTGATCGCCGAACTCCCCGACGAGGCCGCGAGCTACGACCGGCCCCACGAGGCGATGTACCAGCTCCTGCGGAAACGCCACGTCGCACCGCAGTACGGCGGCCGGACCCGCCTGGCCCCGGAGGAGGAGGACCACCTCGTCATCGAGGAGGTGCCCGACGTCTTCCACGCCGGCCACGTCCACAAGCTGGGCTACGGCAAGTATCACGGCGTGCTCACCGTCAACTCCGCGTGCTGGCAGTCCCAGACCGCTTTCCAGGAGAGCGTCAACCTCGACCCCGACGTCGGCTACGCCCCCATCGTCGACCTCCAGACGCTCGACCTCACAGTACGGAAGTTCGTCTGA